In one Deltaproteobacteria bacterium genomic region, the following are encoded:
- a CDS encoding universal stress protein yields the protein MYKRILLPTDFSEHSERAFTHARELAKLCGAELIVMHAFDRPSPPGMHAAGKARRAYLDEAAAEAKARLEEWAGRCETNGCRRISVEGKPWVEILAAAEREDIDLICMASHGRGGVGGLLVGSVAERVLHRATCPVLIIRPEGPPWRPE from the coding sequence ATGTACAAGCGGATCCTCCTGCCCACCGACTTCTCCGAGCACAGCGAGCGGGCCTTCACCCACGCCCGTGAGCTGGCGAAGCTCTGCGGGGCGGAGCTGATCGTCATGCACGCCTTCGATCGGCCCTCCCCGCCGGGGATGCACGCCGCCGGCAAGGCACGCCGCGCCTACCTCGACGAGGCCGCCGCCGAGGCGAAGGCCCGGCTGGAGGAGTGGGCCGGCCGCTGCGAGACCAACGGCTGCCGGCGGATCTCGGTCGAGGGGAAGCCCTGGGTGGAGATCCTGGCCGCCGCCGAGCGCGAGGACATCGACCTCATCTGCATGGCCTCCCACGGGCGCGGTGGCGTCGGCGGCCTGCTGGTGGGGAGCGTCGCCGAGCGCGTCCTCCACCGGGCCACCTGCCCGGTCCTGATCATCCGCCCCGAGGGGCCCCCCTGGAGGCCCGAATGA